In the Oryzias latipes chromosome 9, ASM223467v1 genome, one interval contains:
- the l1td1 gene encoding LINE-1 type transposase domain-containing protein 1, producing MSKKSRSDSKSSPPQPASLNASLESSAAASIAQTVTERIGELMEEKFLDLRSTVDRLNGRIDDNTRRITESENRISEDEDRITSLENQVSELQQKVKTLTERCDDGENRSRRENIRIIGLKEGSEGQSSVTFFESWLPEVLGMETKRRVIKLDRAHRAFGPPKEDRCRPVIIKLHNFTDKQRILTAAREKGEIIYKGSRIYIRQDFSAQVREARQNFNGMCQRLIKRGVRFSMRYPATLCFSLKGAERSFRSAQAAEEFLDKNGLK from the coding sequence ATGTCGAAGAAAAGTCGCTCTGACTCCAAATCGTCGCCGCCGCAGCCAGCTAGCTTAAATGCTAGCTTGGAAAGCAGCGCTGCAGCCTCCATCGCCCAAACTGTGACGGAGAGGATCGGCGAgctgatggaggagaaattccTGGATCTGCGATCTACCGTGGACAGACTGAATGGTCGTATAGATGACAACACCAGGAGGATAACCGAATCAGAGAACCGGATTTCTGAAGATGAAGACCGTATTACATCCCTGGAGAACCAAGTCAGTGAACTCCAGCAGAAAGTGAAAACTCTGACGGAGCGGTGTGACGATGGGGAGAACCGCAGCCGCAGGGAAAACATCAGGATAATCGGTCTGAAAGAGGGTTCTGAAGGACAATCTTCGGTGACATTCTTCGAATCCTGGCTCCCAGAGGTTCTAGGGATGGAGACCAAGCGCAGAGTTATAAAGTTGGACAGGGCGCACCGCGCATTCGGCCCGCCAAAGGAGGACCGCTGCAGACCCGTCATCATCAAGCTGCATAACTTCACTGACAAACAGCGGATCCTTACAGCGGCCAGGGAGAAAGGAGAGATCATCTACAAAGGCAGCAGGATCTACATTCGTCAGGACTTCTCGGCTCAGGTGCGTGAAGCCCGACAGAATTTTAACGGAATGTGCCAGCGCCTGATCAAAAGAGGGGTCCGGTTCTCCATGCGCTACCCCGCCACGCTCTGCTTCAGCCTTAAAGGAGCGGAGCGGTCTTTCAGGAGCGCACAGGCAGCAGAGGAGTTCCTGGATAAAAACGGTTTGAAATAA